One window from the genome of Cucumis melo cultivar AY chromosome 10, USDA_Cmelo_AY_1.0, whole genome shotgun sequence encodes:
- the LOC103489123 gene encoding ribonuclease 3-like, with the protein MKLNYSIFIFNLLLLQPLSSLCLSQDFDFFYFVQQWPGAYCDTKKQHCCYPKTGRPVADFGIHGLWPNYKDGTYPSDCNPDSVFDRTQISEVLSSMEKHWPSLSCPSSNGLRFWSHEWEKHGTCSESELDQKEYFEAAIKLKGKANLLNVLNNAGIEANDEMYSLESVKNAIEEGIGFTPGIECNKDSAGNSQLYQIYLCVDTSGSEFIKCPILPRPKCASTIQFPKF; encoded by the exons ATGAAACTCAACTACTCAATTTTCATATTCAATCTTCTCCTTTTGCAACCTCTATCATCCCTTTGCCTTTCTCAAGACTTCGATTTTTTCTACTTTGTTCAACAG TGGCCTGGGGCATATTGTGATACAAAGAAACAACATTGTTGCTATCCTAAAACAGGAAGGCCTGTTGCAGATTTCGGGATCCATGGTCTTTGGCCTAATTACAAAGATGGAACCTATCCCTCCGATTGCAATCCCGATAGTGTTTTCGATCGAACTCAG ATATCGGAAGTGTTAAGCAGCATGGAAAAACATTGGCCATCGTTAAGTTGTCCAAGCAGCAATGGGTTAAGGTTTTGGTCACACGAGTGGGAGAAACATGGGACGTGTTCCGAGTCGGAACTCGACCAAAAAGAATATTTCGAAGCGGCTATTAAACTGAAGGGGAAGGCCAATCTTCTTAACGTTCTTAATAATGCGGGAATTGAAGCAAACGATGAGATGTATAGTTTAGAGAGCGTGAAAAATGCAATAGAAGAAGGGATTGGATTTACTCCTGGGATTGAATGTAACAAAGATTCAGCTGGGAATTCTCAACTTTACCAAATTTATTTATGTGTTGATACTTCGGGTTCTGAGTTCATCAAATGCCCAATTCTTCCCAGGCCTAAATGTGCTTCCACCATTCAATTCCctaagttttaa
- the LOC103489121 gene encoding amino acid transporter AVT1I-like, whose product MESQNQLPSTQFLVKGTSFLRTCINGINALSGVGILSIPFALSQGGWVSLILLLMVSIICCYTASLLTHCMDANPLMVRSYPDIGGLAFGYKGRILVSVFVYLELYLVAVEFLILEGDNLEKLFPSSSPLFGLKIGSLDQVDHERMMNYKKMYMILSAVLILPTTWVKNLGSLAYVSFGGVLASIVLVLCVGWIGATDHGFGFNQRSYNDHHRVLNLHGLPTTISLFVFCYCGHSVFPMLCNSMKNRTQFSKVLIVCFVASTLSYGSMGVLGYYMYGDDIKSQVTLNLPVNKISTKLAIYTTLINPITKYAAITNPIAIAIEDSISPNYFFITQKIAILIRTLLLITTLILALFIPFFAYVMAFTGSFLSVTTSILIPCLCYLKINKSARQFGWELILIVAILVLGVFVGVLGTCSSINQIVKRLS is encoded by the exons ATGGAGAGCCAAAACCAGCTTCCATCTACACAATTTTTGGTTAAAGGCACCAGCTTCTTAAGAACTTGTATCAATGGAATCAATGCATTATCAG gTGTGGGAATATTATCAATTCCTTTTGCCCTTTCTCAAGGAGGTTGGGTGAGCTTGATTCTTCTATTGATGGTATCAATTATTTGTTGCTACACAGCTTCACTTTTAACGCATTGTATGGATGCAAATCCATTAATGGTGAGGAGTTATCCTGATATTGGTGGATTGGCATTTGGGTACAAAGGAAGAATATTGGTATCAGTATTTGTTTACTTGGAATTATACTTGGTGGCTGTTGAGTTCTTGATATTAGAAGGTGATAATCTTGAGAAGCTATTTCCAAGTAGTAGTCCATTATTTGGTTTGAAAATTGGGAGTTTAGATCAAGTTGATCATGAAAGGATGATGAACTACAAGAAGATGTATATGATATTAAGCGCTGTTTTGATATTACCAACAACGTGGGTGAAGAATTTGGGATCATTGGCTTATGTTTCTTTTGGTGGTGTTTTGGCTTCTATCGTTTTGGTTTTGTGTGTTGGTTGGATTGGTGCAACTGATCATGGTTTTGGGTTTAACCAAAGATCATATAACGATCATCATCGAGTTTTGAACTTGCATGGATTGCCTACAACTATAAGTTTGTTTGTGTTTTGTTATTGTGGACATTCTGTCTTTCCTATGCTTTGCAATTCGATGAAGAATAGAACAcaattttccaag GTTCTAATAGTTTGCTTTGTGGCGAGCACGTTGAGTTATGGTTCGATGGGTGTTTTAGGTTACTACATGTATGGAGATGACATAAAATCACAAGTAACATTAAACCTTCCAGTTAACAAAATCAGCACAAAGTTAGCAATTTACACAACCCTAATAAATCCGATTACCAAATATGCAGCCATAACAAACCCAATTGCTATTGCCATTGAAGATTCAATATCTCCTAATTATTTCTTCATTACTCAAAAAATAGCCATTCTCATAAGAACTTTACTTCTCATTACAACCCTTATTCTTGCTTTATTCATTCCATTCTTTGCTTATGTTATGGCTTTTACAGGTTCTTTTTTAAGTGTCACCACTTCCATTCTTATCCCTTGTTTATGCTATCTCAAGATCAACAAGTCTGCTCGTCAATTTGGATGGGAATTGATTCTCATTGTAGCAATTTTAGTTTTGGGGGTTTTTGTTGGTGTCTTAGGTACCTGTTCTTCTATAAATCAAATTGTAAAACGTCTGTCATGA
- the LOC103489122 gene encoding ribonuclease 1-like, producing the protein MGFFFTPRFVLINVIVIFQCFSLPTFAQDFDFFYFVQNWPGSYCDTERSCCYPRTGKPSADFKIHGLWPNYNDGTYPSNCDPSSPFDRTQISDLVSSMEKNWPSLACPSSDNTKFWSHEWNKHGTCSESVLDQYEYFETTLNLKAQANILQALQTAGINPDGSHYSLDKIKSAIEEGIKLTPGISCNVDGSGNSQLYEIYLCVDSSASNFIDCPVFPNSNCASSVEFPKF; encoded by the exons ATGGGTTTCTTCTTCACTCCTCGCTTTGTTCTCATCAACGTTATCGTCATTTTCCAATGCTTTTCACTGCCCACTTTTGCTCAAGATTTCGACTTCTTCTACTTTGTTCAAAAT tggCCTGGATCTTATTGTGACACAGAAAGAAGTTGCTGCTATCCGAGGACAGGAAAACCAAGTGCTGACTTTAAAATCCATGGACTTTGGCCTAATTATAACGATGGAACTTACCCTTCTAATTGTGATCCATCCAGCCCCTTCGATCGAACCCAG ataTCAGATTTGGTGAGCAGTATGGAGAAGAACTGGCCATCACTCGCCTGTCCAAGTAGTGACAACACAAAGTTCTGGTCACACGAGTGGAACAAACATGGAACTTGTTCCGAATCCGTTTTAGACCAATATGAATACTTCGAGACCACTCTCAACCTTAAAGCACAAGCCAACATCCTCCAAGCTCTTCAGACAGCAG GAATAAACCCAGATGGAAGTCACTACAGTCTTGATAAGATTAAGAGTGCAATCGAGGAAGGAATTAAGCTAACCCCCGGAATCAGTTGCAACGTTGATGGGTCAGGCAACAGTCAATTGTATGAGATTTATTTGTGTGTTGATTCATCTGCTTCCAACTTCATTGACTGTCCGGTTTTCCCAAATTCAAACTGTGCTTCTTCTGTTGAGTTCCCCAAATTTTAG